Below is a genomic region from Methanobacterium sp..
AATGCATTAGAAGCAGCAAGGATCGCTTCAAACAAGTATATGCAGCGAAGGGCAGGTAGAATGGGTTACCATCTTAAAATAAGGGTGTACCCACACCACATAGTGCGTGAAAACCCAATGGCGACCGGTGCAGGTGCTGACAGGGTTCAGGACGGTATGAGAAAAGCATTCGGAAAACCAGTAAGCTCCGTTGCAATTGTAGATGCAGGCCAAAAGATTATAACAATACACACAAACAAAAGATACTTCAAAGATGCAAAAATGGCATTAAAAAGAGCTGCAATGAAATTCCCTGTTCCATGTAGAATTGTTGTTGATAAGGGCGAAGAACTAATTAAATAGAAGAGTGTTTAGCATGAAGCTTGTCGAATTTTTTGAAGAGCTAGGTAAAGAGGATGTGGATGTTGCAGGTGGAAAAGGTGCAAACCTGGGAGAATTAACAAATGCTGGAATTAATGTACCTCCAGGATTTGTTATAACCTCTGAAACCTACGATAAATTTATAAAAGAAACAGGTATCTTTGATGAAATAATGAGCATTCTTGATGCTATAGATGTAAATGATACAAAAGAACTTCAAGGAGCTTCAGCAAGGATAAAAGAAATAATAATGAAAGCGTATGTGCCTGATGACATACGAACAACTGTAATTGAAGCTTACAATGCATTATGCCAGAGAATTGGTAAAGAAAATGCGTTTGTTGCAATAAGGTCTTCTGCAACAGCAGAAGATCTTCCTGAAGCTTCATTTGCTGGACAGCAAGATACATTCTTAAATATTAGGGGCCCAGAAGATGTCTTGATTTATGTACAGAAATGTTGGGCATCTTTATTCGAATCCCGAGCTATTTTTTACAGGGAAGAAAATAATTTTGATCATTCCAAAGTTTATATTGCTGTAGTTGTTCAAGAAATGGTTAATGCCGAAAAAGCAGGAGTAATGTTTACAGTTCACCCATCAACTGGTGAAGAACAGATATTACTTGAAGCTGCATGGGGATTAGGCGAAGCTGTAGTATCTGGTACCGTTACACCGGATACTTACTGGGTAGATAAGAAAACCGGCAAGGTCTTTAACTGTAATATAAGTGAAAAGAACACCATGTTTACAAAAGATCCTGATGCTGGAAAGACAGTACAACTGGACGTTCCAGAAGATCTTAAAAACAAAAGGGTTCTAAGTGATGAAGAAATTGCAGCACTTACCAAGCTTGGTGCAAGGATTCAGGAACATTATGATTTCCCACAGGACACTGAATGGGCAATGGAAAATGGAAAAGTTTTCATGCTCCAGTCCCGGCCTATAACTACACTCGGAATGAACAATGGAACCGAAGCAAAAGAAGGTACTGGAGAAGAAAGGACAATAATCACCAAAGGATTAGGTGCAAGTCCTGGAATGGCTTCAGGTACCGTTAAAATAGTAAAAGACACAGATGAACTAGATAAAGTAGGAAACGGTGACATACTGGTTACAGTCATGACAACACCTGATATGGTCCCTGCCATGAAAAGGGCAAATGGAATCATAACTGATGAAGGTGGAGTTACATGCCACGCAGCAATTGTTTCAAGGGAACTTGGAATATCATGTGTCGTTGGAACAGGAGATGCATCAAAAATCCTTAAAGAAAACGAGATGGTAACACTCGATGGAAATAAAGGAATAGTTTACAAGGGCAAATTGGAGGAATCCGATAAAAAAGAAGCTGCCGAAGAACAACCTGCAGCCGTTGCACAGGCACCTATTTTAACTGTTACAGAAGTTAAAGTCAATGTCAGCATGCCTGAAGCAGCTAAAAAAGCAGCTGCAACCGGTGCAGATGGAGTAGGGCTTCTTAGAACTGAACACATGATGTTAACCTCGGGAGTACACCCTAAAAAGTTCATAAATGATGGAAAAGAGGATGAACTCATAAAAATCCTTGTAGAAAATGTTTTAAAAGTTGCAGATGAATTCTATCCAAAACCAGTTTGGTACAGAACTCTCGACGCACCTACAGATGAATTCATTTCTCTGGAAGGTGGAGAAGGTGAACCATACGAACATAACCCTATGCTCGGATGGAGAGGTATAAGAAGAGAACTGGACGAGCCTGAAATATTAAGGGCCGAGTTTAAAGCAATTAAGAAACTTCATGAACAGGGCTACACCAACATTGGAATAATGATACCTTTAGTCCAGCATCCTGATGAACTCAGGAGAGCTAAACAAATAGCTGAAGAAGTTGGACTGAAACCTCAAAAGAACATTGAGTTTGGTATTATGGTTGAAACACCTGGAGCAGCTCTTATAATTGAAGATTTCATTGCTGAAGGGCTTGACTTTGTAAGCTTTGGAACAAACGATCTTACTCAGTACACACTTGCTATTGACAGGAACAACGAAAACGTTGCAAAACTTTACTCTGAAGGGCATCCTGCAGTTTTAAAACTCTTAGTTCGAGTTATAAAAATCTGTAATGAAGCAGGAGTTAAAACAAGTATCTGCGGACAGGCTGGAAGTATGCCTAAAATAGTTGAAAAACTTGTAGAGGCCGGTATTGAAAGCGTATCTGCAAATACAGATGCAGTTGCAACTGTAAGGGAAACAGTAGCGAGAGTAGAAAAGAAACTTGTCTTAAAAGCTGCAAGAAAAATGATGAGTGAATAAACACTCATTTCCTATTATTTTTTTTAATTTAATTTGAATTTTCAAAATTTATTTTGCTCAAAAACTTTAAGCATGAAAAAACCAAAGGTTTTTTTTGCCCCAAAATTCAATAGAATTTTAGAAAATACAAAGTATTTTCTAACTTCCAAAAAATTCATAGAATTTTTTGAGAATTTTGAGGGTTTTTTGAAGTTAGAGTATATTTATATTTTATAAATTATATCAAAAATTTTCATAGATTTTTGAGAATTTCCGAACTTTCGAAAATTTGTCAAATCAAAGATTTTGACAGACTTTGAAGTTTATATAACAATTATTTTTCAGGGAGTTAAAATGGATAAAAAAGGAATCACAAAACAGGAAATATCTGAAAAACTCAAAGAATTCAAAGAGGAGGACATGACCTACAGATCGGGAAGAATTCTAGGTTCAATGTGCACATGTCCTCATGAAGTCGGCCTTGAAGCATATAAAATGTTTCTAGAGTCTAATCTAGGTGATTCCGGTTTATTTAAAGGTACCCGGAAGATGGAGAAAGAAGTAATCCAGATGCTTGGAAACCTTCTTGGTAAAGAAGATGTTTGCGGACATATCATAACTGGAGGCACTGAAGCAAACATAATGGCAATGAGGGCGGCAAGAAATTCAAGCAACATCAAAGATCCAGAGATCATTGTTCCTAAATCTGCTCATTTTTCCTTTAAAAAAGCAGCAGATATGCTGTGCCTGAAACTCAGGGAAGCGGAACTTGACGAAAACTATAGGGTAGATGTAAATTCTGTAAAAGAGCTTATATCTGACAAGACTGTGGCGGTGGTTGGTATTGCTGGAACAACTGAACTTGGGTTAATAGATCCTATAGAAGAACTTTCCAAACTGTGCCGGGAAGAAAATATTTACCTGCATGTTGATGCAGCATTTGGAGGATTCACAATCCCATTTTTAGGTCTTAGTGGTCGTAATCTTCCTAAATTCGACTTCTCTCTTGAAGGGGTTTCTTCTATTACTATAGACCCTCATAAAATGGGCCTTGCCCCAATTCCAACTGGTGGAATTATCTTTAGAGATAGAAGTTATCTTGAAAGCATAAGCACTGAAACACCTTACCTTACAGATAAGGAACAGTTTACAATTGTAGGCACTAGAACAGGTGCATCTACCGCTGCAACATGGGCACTACTCAAATACTTTGGAAAAGAGGGGTACTGTTCCATTGCTAAAAAATGTATGGAAGTCACAGAATACCTGGCGGAAGGAATCAAAAAATCAGGCTTTAACTTAATGGTTGAGCCTCAATTGAACCTTGTTGCATTTGATTCAAATGAAATAGAGATCGATACTATTGTAGATGAGCTTAAAGAAAAGGGATGGGCAGTTTCAGTATCATCTTACCCGCGGGCTATAAGAATTGTTGTAATGCCCCATGTTAAGATGGAACATGTCAAAGAATTTACAGATGACCTATCTAAGATTCATGCGAAGTATACTTTAGAGAACATACCTCAAAATAATGAAAGGAAAACATCTTTAAAATTAACTGATAAAACACCGCAGGGTAAATAAATGACCACAAAAATAATTAGAACACCAGTAACTTGTAACGTAATTGAAGATCTGAAGGTGGGAGACCGGATCGAAATACACGGCAAAATTTATACAGGTAGGGATGCCGCACTCCCCAAACTGATTAAATCAATTAAAAACGGCGAAAAACTAATTGATATCGAGGGTTCTGCTATAATGCACACTGCAGTAAGTGATGCGGGCATATCTCCCACTACAAGCAACAAAGAAGAAATTGAAGAGAGCATTCCATTTCTTTCAGAGGTAGGGGTGAAGATCCATATTGGAAAAGGCGGTTTGGGCGAAGAAACAATTAATGCACTTGATAAATGGGGGTCTATTTTTGTTGTAACCCCTCCTGCTGCTGCCCTTCTTACAAGTAAAGTGGTTTCAAAACAAGTGGCTGCATTTGAAGAAGAAGGAATGGAGGCAATCCATGAGCTTGTGGTGGATGGGCTTCCGGGTATTGTCGCGATTGCGCATGGGGAGTCTATTTATTGAATATTTTGCCTGTTATAAATTACAAATCTCTTTTTTAAATTAAGACTATGGGTAATAATAAAAATTAAACAGTACAATTAATATTTTTTAATATTTATGTTATAATTTGGTAATTTTAGTAATAATAAAAGTATTACTTTTTGATTAATATTATAAGAATTAAGGAGTAGTATTATGACTTAATTTCATTTAATTTTACTTTAATAAAATTATTTTTGTATTATATGAGTTTTAACTATTATTTATTTTAAATAAACATATAATAAGTTATATAATTAATTAATCATGTAAAATTAGTCTTTATATAAAATAATACTTCTTAATATGTTTTGGAATTACATTACTAATATTTTAACAGTATTGGATAAAAATTATTAAAAAATAAGTATTTTTTAACTAAAAATTATTAATTTATGTGTTTTTTTATTACAAACAGGATAAATTTGACTCTAAATGTAATAATAAATATGTAATAAATAGTATTATATAATGCTTCATACTAACACACTTTTGGTGTCATTATGAAGAAAAAATATGTATTTATTATACTCATAAGTATGTTTTTAATGTTAATTTCGATAACTGGAACTGTTTCAGCTGCTAATCATACTGTTAACCCTGGAAACAGTATTCAATCTGTTATAAACAATGCTTCTTCTAATGACACTATCATTGTTAATGATAACAATGGTTCTGCTTATACTTACACTGAAAACCTGGTTATAAATAAAACGCTGGCATTACAGGCTAAAAATGGGGCTAATATTACTATTCGGGCATTGAATGCTTCTAAACCTGTTTTAACTGTTAATTCTGGAGGTAGTGGTTCTGTTATCAGTGGTTTTAATATCAAAGGTGTTACTAATAGCACTGGAATTTTTTTAAATTCAGTTATGAACTGTACAATCCACAACAACACTATTTATGACAATAATTATGGTGTAAATGTTTTTGATTCATCTTTCAACAACATAACTCAAAATATGATTAAAAGAAATAGTTATGGTCTTTATCTCACCACACAATGCATATCCCTGGAAGATTTTTGTGGTGATGAAATTGAGTGGTACGAAGAAGAAGATTACTACTGTTATTATGAGTATTCTGGTATCCATTCTGATTCCCAGGGAAATATAATCAAAGGCAACTCTTTTACCAATAACTATTATGGTTTATACCTTAAAAGTGACGAATGCTGGAGTGATTTAAGCATATACGACAACCACGTTATTGAAAATAATATAGCAGGAAATAGTTATGGGATATTTGCAGAAGGTGTGTATATCTGGGCGAGTGAGGTTGCTCATGTCCATTTCAACCGCATAGAAAATAACACTCTTTTTGGTATCTATCTAAATGAAATAGGTGTAAATGCAACAAATAACTGGTGAAATGGATCACAGGATGGGTATGGATGTTATTGGTGATCTGGATAATGTGAGGGCGTTCCGTTATGCGTGTTCGTCTTCATTTTCGCTTGTGGAGTACTGGGTTGGAAGTGCTTTATTCCCTTCATCTAACTCTACTGATGGTCTTATGGGTAGTGTAACTCTGGGTTTGGGTTATATGATGCTTAGTGGTGAACCGTTGGAAATATTTGAGAGTAATGGTTATACTATCATAAGGGCAGTTGGTGATAACCAGAGACTATTGATAATTGACCCTAAAACGGGTCTTGTAATGGATTTTGGAGATATAAAACTAAATGATACTATCAGCGGCACCAGATGCTACGGCGACCAGCAAACAGAATGGGCCAATGGTTATGGTAATGCAATACTTGATAATGAAGATGTTATTAATGGAGTTATGGAAACTGGTGAAGCAGCGACAGATTTTGGTCAAGGCAGCGATGAATGGAAAGATGAAGTATTAGGATTTGCAGGCAGCACAGCAATATCTATTGCAGTTTCGGCACTTCCGTTTTTGATAGCTGTTGGTCCTCCAGGATGGATTGCTGCAGCCGCATTAGTAGGGGTAGGATTAGCCTGTTCTTGGTACGCTGCTGACATGAATGAAGATTGGAGATCTCCATCGAATCAAATTAATTTTCTTTTGAATGTTGGGCCCTCTTTTATACCTTATTTCGGATGGGAAAGTAGTTTTGGCAAGACGGGTTTAAGGGCTTTAAAGTATGGTACTAGGGGCGATATTGCTGGTGGTAAGTTAATTGTTAAAACTGCAACGTCTAAAGGAACTTCAAAAGATCTAATTAGTATTCCTAAAAATTATGAGGGGTATGTCCTTCAAACTATTGAAAATAATGGAGATAATTTAGGAGGAGGATCTATTACCAGTGTACAATACATTAGCTATGGTTCTCCAAAAGGAGTAACTAGATTAACATATGGATGGGCAGGAAAAGAAAATGCTATGACGTTAATTGGGGAGTATGGAGGGAATCGTGCAGGATATGTTATAGATAGAAATAGTGAATGGATTGACGAAACTTCTTATAAATCATATAACCATATTTCGGATTATCTTGCAACAGCTTAATTGGGTGATTTAATATGAAGTACAAATATAAACGTATGCTGAAGACTTTGTTTATGATGCCATATGATATAATTGAATCTGAACGAAAAACCCAGGTTCTTCTTTTTATTCCCGTTGGTTTAGTTATGTGTTTAATTACTGGTTGTATTATTGGATTTTTAGCTGGAGATAATTTTATTTTATTTTCCTTAGCTTTTTGTCTTATGATTCCTGGAGTTGTATTGGTTTTTTATTTTTGGGATAGATTAGATAAAAAATATAGAATAACGCCAGGCAGATCAGCACCGCTAGCGCTAGTTTATCAGGTCATTGTCATTTGGTTGTTATGTGCGTCACCTACTTTTTTCTTTTTGATGTTAATAATAGGTTCAACGTCTGGAAATATCTTTTTTGGTTTGGGCGGTGCTGTTGCGGTTGTTTATCCTATTGTGGGAATGTTTTTGAGGATTAAGACTTTCAGTGATGATAGTAGAATAATTGGTAAGAAGAAGGTAGTTTTACCTGATCGTAAAAGGCCTTTGAGGGTACCTAAGGCGGCTTTGCCAAATATTTCTGAAGTTATAGAAACAGTTGAAGGGCCGGGGTTTATTCCTATTTCTTACTGGATTATGGCTGAAGCTTTGGGAGTTTACACCATTGGTTGGGGATTTTCAAATATAAATTTGTATTTTAGTACAGGCAGTCCTTCTCTGGAAGCTGCAGTTTTCGCCATTGTTCTAGGTTTATTACTGCAAACGTTGTATTTGTTTCCAGACAAAATAAACAAAGTAGTTCCAATTGAACTAAAAACCAAAAACGGTTTCTTATTCATGTTTGTAATGGCTTTTGTGTTGTTTGGAATTTCACAGTTTTTGATTGGTTTTGTGGTGGCTTTAACTTCGTAAGGGCATAAATCAATTTTTTAGTGTAATGTTATGATTCTGAAAGATGGAATGTTTGGGGGTGTATTATAATGGGATTATTTGGTGGTTTAAAGAAGAAATCTTTGCTTGATAAGGGAAAAAATGCTGGAAATAATGGAGATCATGAAGAAGCTTTGAAGTATTTTAACCAGGTTTTGGAGATGGATCCTGAAAATGTGGATGCTCTTTTTAATAAAGGTTGCGCGTTTATAAATTTCAACAGGCAGGAAGAGGCCTTGGAATGTTTTGAGGAGGTTTTATCATTAAGTCCTGCTATTGCTAATGTATGGCTTTTTAAAGGATTTGTTTTAGGGGCGCTTAAACGGCATGGTGAAGCTTTAGAATCGTTTAATAGGGCTTTAGAATTGGATCCAGATAATTTTGATGCCTTAAATAATGCAGGATACGCACTTAAAGAAAGGGGAGAATATGAAAAAGCTGTAGAACACTATGATAAGGCTTTGAAGGTGTTTCCAGATTCTACTGTGGCATGGACCAATAAAGGGGCAGTTTTAATAGATCTTGAAGAGTATGATAACGCTTTAGAATGTTTTGACACTGCTTTGGAACTTGAGGCGCCGAATTTTAAGGCTTGGTATTATAAAGGAATAATCGCCAGGAAGTTAAATAACCTTCAAGAAGCTATCAATTGTTTTGATAAATCCTTAGAGTTGAACCCTGATTTTGAACTTGCTAAAGATGAGAAAGAAGAAGTTTTATCTTCTAAATCCTAATTTCGCTGCTGATCTCGATGAAGGATGGACCACGTCCAGATGGATTAACTTTGGTTTGAATGTAGGACCTTCTTTGATACCTTTTATTGGATGGGAAGGTGGTGTTGCTGGTAGGCTTGGTATCAATTATTTAACATCAAGCGGAACTAAGAATATGCTTATGATTGCAGGGGGTTCTAGACTTGGTATTAAATATTCAACGTCAAGTGGAGCTAAAACGATGGCAACAACAGTTACAGGAAATTCTGAGAGTTATGTGATTACAAACATGCCAAAATGGGGTGGTGGTACTTTCACTGGGGGTTATATGAGTACTGTAGAATATATTAAATATGGAACTAATAAAAGAGTAATAAGAACAGCATTTGGAGACACAGGAGATGAAGCAGCTAAAAATGCCTTAAAATATACTTATCTGCCTGATCGTGTTGCATATGTCATAGATAGAAATGGTGAAAATATTGACGAAACTTCTTATAATGTATATAACAACATTTCGGAGTATTTAAAACATTGATTATTGGAGTTTTAAAATGGAATTAAAGTATTTTTTAGGAAAATCATTTAGGTTAATTTTTTCTAGAAAAGGTATTGATATGTTGTTTTTATCCAGCCCGGCTAAACTTAGTAAAGAAGAAAGAAAATGGGCTATTATTCCTTTATTGGTTTATTTTTTACCTATTTTTTTTGTATTAACTTATTTTTGGTTTGGTATTCTTATGGGATTGAATTTTTTGCCGTTTTTCATGGCTCTAATTTCATTAATTGCTGCGGGATGCATCTATCTTGGTTATTGGGATGATTTAGGTAAAAAGTATGGTTTTGGATATGGATTCGGGAGATATCAGCTTGCAGTTATACTTTTAACTCTATTTTCACCAGCATTCTTTTTTATGGGGATCGCTTATGGATTTGCAACTGCTAATATATTTGGTGGTCTTGGTTTAGGATTGATCATGGTCTACCCAATTTTAGGCATGTTTTTTAGAATTAAAACGTTTAGTGATGATAGTACACTAATTTTAAGGGGGAAATCAATTTTACATGATAATGTAGTTTTGCCTGACGGTAAAGAGTTTTCTTCTGGAAAGAAAGAAGTTGTAGAAACAGTTAGGGGATTTGGATTTATGCCTCTTTCTTACTGGATTTTGGCAGTGGGTTTAGGGATTTTTACAATAGGTTATGGATTTTCAAACATAAGCACGTATTTCAGTAAGGGTGTTCCTTCTCTAGAATTTATTATTGTTACTATCGTTTTGGGTTTTCTATTACAAACGGTTTATCTGTTTCCGGATAAGCTTAATAGAATTGTACCTATTGAGTTGAGAACCAAGAAAGGGTTTTTGTTCATGTTTGTATTAGCTTTTGTGTTATTTGGTATTTCGCAGTTTTTGATTGGTGTTGTGACGGTTTTAACATCATAACTCTTAAAACGATGATCTTAGGTTGTGTAATCGTGTTAGGATGGTTTTCCTGCCAAATGAATTTATTTTTTGATATTTAATCATTTTTAACAGTAAAAATAGTTAATTTTAAAGTTTTCGTGTTATGTTATTAATAATTAACTTAAATATGGCCCAAAATTATTATTAAAATTATAATAGAAATTATTAAATATTAGTTATTACTAACACACATGTGGTGTTAGTATGAAGAATGAATTATTATTTATTATACTGTTAAGTTTTTTTTTAATCTTAATTTCGATAACTGGAACTGTGTCTGCGGCTAATTTAACGGTTAATCCTGGAGATAGTATCCAATCAGTTATAAATAATGCATCTTCTAATGATACAATTATTGTTAATGATAACTGTGGTTTGGGTTATACTTACACTGAAAATGTGGTTGTTAATAAAACAGTGCAGCTAAAAGTTAATGATGGTGGAAATGTCACCATTCAGGCTTTGAATTCTTCACAACCTATTTTTACTGTAAATGCGTTTGGAAATAGTACTAAAATTCAAAATTTCAAGATAACTGGAGCTACAGACTCAAGTGGAATATATTTGGATGGAACTTCAAACTGTATCATTAATGGGAATAGTTTAACAGGTAATCAATATGGAATACGTAGTTCTAATAACAAGAATAATATTCTATACCAAAGCACTATAACAAGCAATCAGCATGGAATAGATCTTTATAATAGCACAGATAACCTCTTATATCAAAATAGTATCACAAGTAACCAGTATGGAATCTATCTTTCTAATTCTTCTGCTGATATTAATTTCAACAGAATATTTGGAAACAGCGAATATGGACTTTATAATGCAGGTAATGGAACAGTAAATGCCACAAACAATTGGTGGGGCTCAAATAATCCAATAGTCTCATCAAATATTGGAAGTGATATTTGCATAGCAGGGGGGACTGTAATTTATGATCCATGGCTTGTGCTTAATTTGATTGGTTCTGTTATTCATGTAACTCCTGATAGTAGTTCTAGTTCTGAGATAACGGCAGATTTAACTCATGATAATCATGGAGCAGATACATCATCCTCTGGAACATTGCCCGAGGGAATACTTATAAACTTTATAACAACATTGGGAACCATTGATAACTCTGCAACTACAAGAAGGGGTAAAGCAGTAGTCACGCTTACATCATGCATTAATTCGAGCGCAACTACGGTTTCAGCAATATTAAATAACCAAACAGCTTCAAAAGCTTTTCATAATTCTTTTAATAGCATAGGAGCAGCTGTAAATGATCCGTTAACTTCAAATGGAGATATTATCATTGTTGGAAATGGGACGTATAATGAAAACGTTGTTATAAATAAAAATCTTACTATAATTTCGGAAGGTAATGTAACTGTGCATGCAATAAATTCTTCGATTTCTGTTTTCACCATTAATTCTGGGGGCAGTGGTTCTTTAATTCAAGGATTTACTATTATGGGAGCTAACCTTGCTAATTCATTTCAATATTTATCTCCTGCAGGTATATTACTTGCATCGGCTAATAACTGCACTGTATTGGATAATACCATAAAAAATAATGTTTATGGTATTTATCTTTTGGATTCTAGTTATAATGAGATTATTGGGAACATAATTGAAAATAATGAACAAGGGATTATTATTCCTAATGCCTGCGAAAGTTTGGAGGGTTGGTTAGTTTCAAATAGTAATCCTGAAGGTGAAGAATTACAATATTGGGTCCATCAATATTATCAATACTTTTTTGGAATCGGTTCAAATTCTATATTCAATAACATAACTGATAATAAAATAAGAAACAATACATATCACGGTATATATTCCACTGGTGAGCTCTCTTCATTAGGTTATAATCAATTAATTTCAAATGATATAACTGGAAATGCAATAGGTATATTTTGTGGGGAATCAGCAGTAATTAAGGCTCATTTCAATCGTATAGCTGGAAATAATCTAACTGGATTTTGTATGGCTGTGGGAAATACGAATACGGATGTTTCAAATAATTGGTGGGGTTCAAATAATCCTAAAATGATCCTTAATTCAACAGGAGATTATATTAATGCAGATTTCTGTTATATAGGGCGTTATCCCGGAACTGAATATTATCAATGGCTCCCCTCAAATTGGATTTTAGAAAAATTCGCTCCAATTATTGTTTTGAACATTAGGCCAACTTCTTACAAAGTTTCCAATGGAAAATGTGACGAATCTATTATCACTGCTGACCTAAATTACAATAGTAATGGGGAATGTATTTCTTCGAAAGGCCATATTCCTGATGGAATATCAATCTATTTTAGAACAAATAGTGGCATAATTACTAATATTGGATATACCTTGAAAGGAACAGTAACATCTAACCTTACATTAGATCAAAACCTCCAATCAGGCATAACTAGCATAACAGCAAATTTGGACAACCAAAATGTTTCTACGCAAGTGGATAGAATCGCTAAGGTGAATATAACTATTTTTAGCACTGCTATAGATTTATCTACTAATCAGCCTTTATTGTTTACTTATGAAATCCCTTTAAATGAGTCTGTAAGTTGGGTTAGTGTGCTCTGGAAGACGAAAGAGGCTGAGTTTGGTAATTTTTCTCAAATAGGAATATTTGAAGTTGAAGTAGATTTAATTGTTAATGGGAAAATAGTAGTAACTAAAAATGTTGCTAATGAAAAGTATCTACACTATAAAAATTACTCTTACAATCCTCACCTTTTTAATGATATAAATATTATAAACAAAATTTTTTCAAAGACATCAACAAGTGGACTTTCTCTTGAATCTATGTTTTATTTAAGTTGTTTCTTGAATGAGTCCTCTCTTAATCATCTTAAAAATTTAACAGGAACACAATTGGAAGAAGCATTAATTAACGAATTCCGGATTATAAATTCGTTTACTGATGAAGAGTTTGCATTGTTAAAAAACCATACATTATTCACAGATTTTATTGGGGTAGATATGTCTTATACAGGAAATGCAGGTCCCATAATAGAATTACCCTCATCTAATGAAAATCAGATCAAAGAATTACCTTTCAGTGGTAATTATATTTCCCGATTAAGCAAAATTACCTATTGGAACGGAGCATATCTTGATACTGATACAAATGGAATGTATTTCTTTAAACCTGGAGGTTATGAAGGTGTAAGAAGTTTTGCTATAGTCACTACTAAAGTTACTGATGAAATATTACAATACTGGTTGGAACAAAAAGATAAAAAAAATATAAATGGGACTTATATTTACCAGGCAGGACCTATGAAAGCTGCTTATGGTACTTTTCTCACGTCTCTTATAATGATTAAGTGTCATGATATGGTTGCAGATCAGGCCGCAGCTAAATTAAATGTTACTTGGAGTCGTACCAGTCCAATTGCAGTTTCAGTGTGTGATGATGCTTACGAATGTTATATGACTTTGGAATGTGATCATAGTTTTGGAATGACTGTAACTGGAGATCCAGGTAATGTTTGGGCATTCCGATTTGCTTGTTCATCTGCAATTAACCCTATTGAATATTTGGTTATGAAAACGTTATTCCCTGTTGCTAATTCTTCTGGAAAT
It encodes:
- a CDS encoding right-handed parallel beta-helix repeat-containing protein gives rise to the protein MKKKYVFIILISMFLMLISITGTVSAANHTVNPGNSIQSVINNASSNDTIIVNDNNGSAYTYTENLVINKTLALQAKNGANITIRALNASKPVLTVNSGGSGSVISGFNIKGVTNSTGIFLNSVMNCTIHNNTIYDNNYGVNVFDSSFNNITQNMIKRNSYGLYLTTQCISLEDFCGDEIEWYEEEDYYCYYEYSGIHSDSQGNIIKGNSFTNNYYGLYLKSDECWSDLSIYDNHVIENNIAGNSYGIFAEGVYIWASEVAHVHFNRIENNTLFGIYLNEIGVNATNNW
- the rplJ gene encoding 50S ribosomal protein L16, with the protein product MTRAYTRKDYIRKIPGSRIVQYDMGNLSAEFPLTVSLAVKKPTQLSHNALEAARIASNKYMQRRAGRMGYHLKIRVYPHHIVRENPMATGAGADRVQDGMRKAFGKPVSSVAIVDAGQKIITIHTNKRYFKDAKMALKRAAMKFPVPCRIVVDKGEELIK
- a CDS encoding fumarate hydratase C-terminal domain-containing protein; protein product: MTTKIIRTPVTCNVIEDLKVGDRIEIHGKIYTGRDAALPKLIKSIKNGEKLIDIEGSAIMHTAVSDAGISPTTSNKEEIEESIPFLSEVGVKIHIGKGGLGEETINALDKWGSIFVVTPPAAALLTSKVVSKQVAAFEEEGMEAIHELVVDGLPGIVAIAHGESIY
- the ppsA gene encoding phosphoenolpyruvate synthase, yielding MKLVEFFEELGKEDVDVAGGKGANLGELTNAGINVPPGFVITSETYDKFIKETGIFDEIMSILDAIDVNDTKELQGASARIKEIIMKAYVPDDIRTTVIEAYNALCQRIGKENAFVAIRSSATAEDLPEASFAGQQDTFLNIRGPEDVLIYVQKCWASLFESRAIFYREENNFDHSKVYIAVVVQEMVNAEKAGVMFTVHPSTGEEQILLEAAWGLGEAVVSGTVTPDTYWVDKKTGKVFNCNISEKNTMFTKDPDAGKTVQLDVPEDLKNKRVLSDEEIAALTKLGARIQEHYDFPQDTEWAMENGKVFMLQSRPITTLGMNNGTEAKEGTGEERTIITKGLGASPGMASGTVKIVKDTDELDKVGNGDILVTVMTTPDMVPAMKRANGIITDEGGVTCHAAIVSRELGISCVVGTGDASKILKENEMVTLDGNKGIVYKGKLEESDKKEAAEEQPAAVAQAPILTVTEVKVNVSMPEAAKKAAATGADGVGLLRTEHMMLTSGVHPKKFINDGKEDELIKILVENVLKVADEFYPKPVWYRTLDAPTDEFISLEGGEGEPYEHNPMLGWRGIRRELDEPEILRAEFKAIKKLHEQGYTNIGIMIPLVQHPDELRRAKQIAEEVGLKPQKNIEFGIMVETPGAALIIEDFIAEGLDFVSFGTNDLTQYTLAIDRNNENVAKLYSEGHPAVLKLLVRVIKICNEAGVKTSICGQAGSMPKIVEKLVEAGIESVSANTDAVATVRETVARVEKKLVLKAARKMMSE
- the mfnA gene encoding tyrosine decarboxylase MfnA: MDKKGITKQEISEKLKEFKEEDMTYRSGRILGSMCTCPHEVGLEAYKMFLESNLGDSGLFKGTRKMEKEVIQMLGNLLGKEDVCGHIITGGTEANIMAMRAARNSSNIKDPEIIVPKSAHFSFKKAADMLCLKLREAELDENYRVDVNSVKELISDKTVAVVGIAGTTELGLIDPIEELSKLCREENIYLHVDAAFGGFTIPFLGLSGRNLPKFDFSLEGVSSITIDPHKMGLAPIPTGGIIFRDRSYLESISTETPYLTDKEQFTIVGTRTGASTAATWALLKYFGKEGYCSIAKKCMEVTEYLAEGIKKSGFNLMVEPQLNLVAFDSNEIEIDTIVDELKEKGWAVSVSSYPRAIRIVVMPHVKMEHVKEFTDDLSKIHAKYTLENIPQNNERKTSLKLTDKTPQGK